In a single window of the Thermoanaerobaculia bacterium genome:
- the accC gene encoding acetyl-CoA carboxylase biotin carboxylase subunit translates to MFSKILIANRGEIAVRIIHACRELGISTVAVYSEIDRDALHVRLADESVCIGPPPSQQSYLNYTAIISAAEVKGVDAIHPGYGFLAENPHFVEICNDCNIIFIGPTVDVMHKMGDKISARNLAKKAGVPILPGTLDPVSNIQEAGKIAQKIGYPIILKAAAGGGGRGMRIVRDKTDLATTFATASQEAELAFGDGRMYIETYLEEPRHIEIQILADRNGKILHLGERECSIQRRHQKLIEESPSPALTPAIRKKMGDAAVKLASACNYIGAGTVEFLLDARKNFYFMEMNTRIQVEHPVTEEVTGFDLVKEQIQIAADMPLSFSQNDVIMNGHAIEFRINAEDPVKFTPCPGTVQQVIFPGGPGVRVDTHIYPGYRIPPTYDSLIAKLILRGRNREESLLRARRALTSFILEGVSTTIPLYTKILDDRDFQKGKLSTHFLQRYL, encoded by the coding sequence GTGTTTTCAAAAATCCTGATCGCCAACCGGGGTGAAATAGCTGTCCGCATCATACATGCGTGCAGGGAACTGGGTATTTCCACCGTGGCGGTCTACAGTGAAATCGATCGAGATGCACTCCACGTCAGACTCGCGGATGAATCGGTCTGCATCGGTCCCCCTCCTTCCCAGCAGAGTTACCTGAATTACACGGCGATCATTTCCGCCGCCGAGGTTAAAGGTGTCGATGCGATTCATCCCGGCTATGGATTTCTTGCTGAGAACCCCCATTTTGTAGAAATCTGCAATGACTGCAACATTATTTTTATCGGGCCAACCGTAGATGTCATGCACAAGATGGGGGACAAAATCTCAGCAAGAAACCTTGCCAAAAAGGCTGGTGTTCCGATTCTTCCGGGGACCCTGGATCCTGTCTCCAATATTCAGGAAGCGGGAAAAATTGCTCAGAAAATCGGTTATCCCATTATCCTGAAGGCCGCGGCCGGTGGCGGAGGTCGTGGAATGCGGATCGTACGGGATAAGACTGATCTCGCCACAACATTTGCCACTGCCTCCCAGGAAGCAGAGCTGGCATTTGGAGACGGCAGGATGTATATCGAAACATACCTGGAAGAACCCCGGCACATTGAGATCCAGATCCTGGCCGATCGAAACGGGAAGATCCTCCACCTGGGAGAAAGGGAATGTTCGATTCAGCGAAGACACCAGAAATTGATTGAGGAATCTCCATCTCCTGCGCTTACACCAGCAATTCGAAAGAAGATGGGGGATGCGGCCGTAAAGCTTGCTTCAGCCTGCAACTATATAGGAGCCGGTACGGTTGAATTTCTCCTCGACGCCAGGAAGAATTTCTACTTTATGGAAATGAATACCCGAATTCAGGTTGAACATCCGGTGACGGAAGAGGTGACGGGGTTTGATCTGGTGAAGGAACAGATCCAGATTGCTGCAGACATGCCTCTTTCCTTTTCACAGAATGATGTGATTATGAACGGTCATGCCATTGAGTTCAGGATCAATGCCGAAGATCCCGTTAAATTTACCCCCTGTCCCGGAACTGTTCAACAGGTGATTTTCCCGGGTGGACCGGGAGTGCGGGTGGACACCCACATCTATCCCGGCTATCGCATACCACCCACCTACGATTCTCTTATCGCAAAGTTAATTTTAAGGGGCAGAAACCGTGAAGAGAGTTTGCTCCGAGCCAGACGTGCGCTGACTTCTTTTATCCTTGAAGGCGTTTCCACAACCATTCCGCTCTATACGAAAATTCTGGATGACCGTGATTTCCAAAAGGGAAAACTTTCTACCCATTTCCTCCAGCGATACCTCTGA
- the thiE gene encoding thiamine phosphate synthase produces MISKRENFLPISSSDTSEALLYAITTPLTLTDRSLTDQILYFLEMGIQRIQIREKEIPVSRWIDDAVCACREAHRAGARVLINDRADVALLVQADGVHVGQDDLPPCAVRKLNEEWIIGQSCSSRTEVDHALADPHVDYVAIGPVFASPIKKDESPVGMDLLRYAAGRGKPIIAIGGIDRSNFETVIGAGASMAAMIRGVWNW; encoded by the coding sequence GTGATTTCCAAAAGGGAAAACTTTCTACCCATTTCCTCCAGCGATACCTCTGAGGCTCTTCTCTACGCGATCACGACGCCTCTTACGTTAACGGATCGATCCCTTACCGATCAGATCCTCTATTTTTTGGAAATGGGAATTCAAAGGATTCAAATCAGAGAAAAGGAAATTCCGGTTTCCCGCTGGATTGACGATGCTGTGTGTGCATGCAGGGAAGCGCACCGGGCTGGCGCTCGGGTACTTATCAATGACCGGGCCGATGTGGCCCTGCTGGTCCAGGCCGATGGAGTCCATGTCGGTCAGGATGATCTGCCTCCCTGTGCCGTCCGCAAGCTGAATGAGGAATGGATCATCGGGCAATCCTGCAGTAGCCGAACGGAAGTCGATCATGCGCTTGCCGATCCCCATGTGGATTATGTTGCCATCGGTCCGGTTTTTGCTTCGCCGATTAAGAAAGATGAATCCCCGGTTGGTATGGATCTGCTCCGGTACGCAGCCGGACGAGGAAAGCCAATTATAGCCATTGGCGGTATCGATCGGTCCAACTTTGAAACTGTGATAGGGGCTGGCGCCAGTATGGCTGCAATGATAAGGGGAGTCTGGAACTGGTGA
- a CDS encoding sodium-dependent transporter: MSERFSNRWAVIIASLGMAVGTGNIWRFPRIAAKYGGGTFIVAWLIFLFTWSIPLLLMEFALGKDARKAPAGAFGAVLGKKYTWMGGFVALCTTLIMAYYSVMSGWCLRYTVGSMFQSPSIMADPRGFWELFADSGWPLLFHAVSLVFCGWVVSRGILHGVERLNKIFVPGLFILLALLALRSVTLPGSVQGIAFLGHIDPGRFLDHRVWLEALSQSAWSTGAGWGLILVYAIYLREREDITLTTILTGLGNNSASLLAALAIIPAIFALVPPAQVDGMLAEGNVGLTFIVLPRIFEVMPFGALFMMLFFIALTLAAYSSLTAMIQLGVSSLSDLGYSRRTAVIAVVGFGFLFGLPSSLSLQIFDNQDWVWGLGLILSGGFFIFLLLKRGVAFIHSLMDRHPGNDIHIKKGIWKLWAILLPAQWFLLIGWWFYLSITEFERETWWNPLRPFSLGTCLLQWSVVLAVLGLLNRTLARRLRDL; the protein is encoded by the coding sequence GTGAGTGAACGATTTTCCAATCGATGGGCGGTTATCATTGCTTCCCTGGGTATGGCGGTAGGAACGGGGAATATCTGGAGATTTCCCCGAATTGCCGCCAAGTACGGAGGCGGTACCTTTATCGTCGCCTGGCTCATTTTTCTCTTTACGTGGTCCATACCCCTCCTCCTGATGGAATTTGCCCTGGGAAAGGATGCCAGGAAAGCTCCGGCAGGAGCCTTTGGTGCGGTCCTGGGGAAGAAATATACCTGGATGGGAGGATTTGTCGCCCTCTGTACCACGCTGATCATGGCTTATTACAGTGTCATGTCCGGCTGGTGCCTGCGCTATACCGTCGGATCAATGTTTCAAAGTCCTTCCATCATGGCGGATCCAAGGGGTTTCTGGGAGCTTTTTGCAGATTCCGGATGGCCTCTCCTCTTTCATGCGGTCAGCCTTGTTTTTTGCGGATGGGTTGTGTCCCGGGGAATCCTTCACGGTGTGGAACGGCTGAACAAAATATTTGTACCCGGCCTTTTTATCCTGCTGGCGCTTCTGGCTCTTCGCTCGGTCACCCTGCCGGGTTCCGTCCAGGGTATTGCCTTTCTGGGACATATAGATCCGGGGCGTTTTCTCGATCACCGGGTCTGGCTGGAAGCACTCTCACAATCTGCATGGTCAACCGGGGCGGGCTGGGGGCTGATTTTAGTCTATGCCATCTATCTGCGGGAACGGGAAGATATCACCCTCACCACAATCCTTACCGGTCTGGGAAACAACTCTGCTTCGCTTCTCGCAGCGCTGGCCATCATTCCTGCGATCTTTGCCCTGGTTCCCCCGGCGCAGGTTGACGGCATGCTTGCCGAAGGGAATGTCGGTTTGACTTTTATTGTCCTCCCCCGAATCTTTGAGGTAATGCCCTTTGGGGCCTTGTTTATGATGCTCTTTTTTATCGCGCTGACTCTGGCGGCCTACTCCTCTCTGACGGCGATGATCCAACTTGGAGTCTCCAGCCTTTCCGATCTCGGCTATTCGCGCAGGACTGCAGTGATCGCAGTGGTTGGATTCGGCTTTCTGTTTGGACTCCCCTCCAGTCTTTCATTACAAATCTTTGATAATCAGGACTGGGTATGGGGGTTAGGTCTCATCCTGAGCGGCGGTTTCTTTATCTTTCTCCTCCTGAAGCGGGGTGTCGCTTTTATCCACAGTCTGATGGATCGTCATCCAGGAAATGATATCCATATCAAAAAGGGAATCTGGAAGCTGTGGGCGATTCTCCTTCCCGCACAATGGTTCTTACTGATTGGATGGTGGTTTTATCTGTCTATTACCGAATTTGAGCGAGAGACATGGTGGAATCCACTCCGGCCTTTTTCCCTGGGAACTTGCCTGCTACAATGGAGTGTAGTCCTCGCAGTCCTGGGATTATTAAATCGCACCCTTGCCCGGAGGCTTCGTGATCTTTGA
- a CDS encoding metallophosphoesterase family protein, with translation MRYLILSDIHSNIPALNAVLESTRRHYYNRTLILGDLVGYGADCNEVVTAVRLLKGKKQSVRGNHDKVAAGLEHGAYFNITALSAIAWTRRALSAENLTFLKAVPRGPASVSKELLICHGSPMDEDEYLFTDYDAYRVFQAFPQRIILFGHTHIPMVFNLSSEGISITFPRESTFRLKLDPHSRYLINPGSVGQPRDRNPMAAFAILDDKRNSLMIQRVAYPIATAQKSIRDAGLPDVLARRLEEGA, from the coding sequence ATGAGATATCTGATCCTGTCCGACATCCATTCCAATATCCCGGCACTGAATGCTGTTCTGGAAAGTACGCGCAGGCATTACTATAACCGCACCCTGATTCTTGGTGACCTCGTGGGGTATGGGGCAGACTGTAATGAAGTCGTGACAGCGGTTCGATTGCTGAAGGGGAAAAAACAGAGTGTGAGGGGAAATCACGACAAGGTTGCGGCTGGATTGGAACATGGGGCCTATTTTAATATTACCGCCCTTTCTGCCATAGCCTGGACACGACGCGCGTTATCCGCTGAAAACCTGACCTTTCTTAAGGCCGTTCCAAGGGGCCCTGCCTCCGTTTCCAAAGAGCTTCTCATCTGTCACGGAAGCCCCATGGATGAAGATGAGTATCTCTTTACCGATTATGATGCGTATCGTGTTTTTCAAGCCTTTCCGCAGAGAATTATTCTTTTTGGACATACGCACATACCCATGGTGTTCAACCTCAGCTCAGAGGGGATTTCCATTACGTTTCCCAGAGAGTCCACATTCCGGTTAAAGCTGGATCCCCATTCCCGTTACCTGATCAATCCCGGGAGTGTCGGACAGCCCAGGGATCGAAATCCAATGGCAGCCTTCGCGATTCTGGACGATAAGCGCAACAGCCTGATGATCCAGAGGGTTGCCTATCCTATTGCGACTGCCCAGAAGTCGATTCGCGATGCGGGCCTGCCCGATGTTCTGGCTCGAAGGCTCGAAGAGGGTGCCTGA
- a CDS encoding D-glycerate dehydrogenase — MARILITHPLPGAGTETLAQNHTLTILSPAERQRLDFTGYLLDVDALICLLADTIDREVIESAPSLKIIANYAVGYNNIDIEFARERRIWVTNTPDVLTEATADLTLALILACARRIVEGDGMVRAGQFSGWLPDLLLGMEMKGKTLGIAGMGRIGQAVARRARGFGLSIVYFNRARLDPSAEKELQVRYLPLPELLSTCDILSLHLPLTPETYHLVDGMALRRMKGGSILINTSRGPVVDEAELVRVLNSGHLRAAGLDVYEEEPRLFPGLTGLDNVVLLPHLGSATLETRTAMADLACENVRRVLAGSEPVTPVFPLH, encoded by the coding sequence ATGGCCCGAATTCTCATCACCCACCCCCTTCCCGGAGCAGGAACCGAAACCCTCGCGCAAAACCACACCCTGACCATCCTGTCTCCTGCTGAACGTCAGCGTCTGGATTTTACAGGGTACCTCCTGGATGTGGACGCCCTTATCTGTCTCCTTGCGGACACCATCGATCGAGAGGTGATTGAGAGTGCGCCCTCTTTGAAAATTATTGCGAACTATGCGGTTGGCTATAACAACATTGATATTGAATTTGCCCGGGAAAGACGCATCTGGGTGACCAATACGCCCGATGTTCTCACAGAAGCCACGGCTGATCTCACCCTCGCGCTGATTCTTGCCTGTGCCCGGAGAATTGTGGAGGGGGACGGTATGGTGCGGGCCGGACAGTTTTCCGGATGGCTTCCGGATCTTCTCCTGGGAATGGAAATGAAGGGCAAAACCCTTGGAATCGCCGGCATGGGGCGGATCGGACAGGCGGTGGCTCGAAGGGCAAGGGGGTTTGGCCTGTCGATTGTCTATTTTAACCGGGCCCGTCTCGATCCTTCCGCGGAAAAAGAACTGCAGGTCCGCTACCTGCCTCTCCCCGAACTCCTGTCAACCTGCGATATTCTGTCCCTGCATCTCCCCCTGACACCGGAGACGTACCACCTCGTCGACGGTATGGCTCTGCGCAGGATGAAAGGGGGATCCATTCTGATTAACACATCACGGGGCCCCGTTGTGGATGAAGCCGAACTGGTCAGGGTACTGAATTCAGGTCACCTTCGAGCTGCGGGCCTGGATGTCTATGAAGAAGAGCCCCGGTTATTTCCGGGCCTGACAGGACTGGACAATGTTGTTCTGCTTCCCCATCTGGGGAGTGCAACACTGGAGACGAGAACCGCGATGGCCGACCTGGCCTGTGAAAATGTTCGGAGGGTGCTGGCGGGGAGCGAGCCCGTTACGCCCGTCTTCCCCTTGCATTAG